From the Homo sapiens chromosome 19 genomic scaffold, GRCh38.p14 alternate locus group ALT_REF_LOCI_20 HSCHR19KIR_RSH_BA2_HAP_CTG3_1 genome, the window gggtgTAGGGGTTGCTGGTGATGACATCTCTCTGTGTGGGTGAGAGGCCATGATGGGCTTCTGGGAAATGGATAAGATTGAGGGGCTGAGGGAACCTCTGATCTCCCGAAACTAAGCCCAGTCTCCCCTTCTCTGGGTCTGTCCTGACCGCTTTCTCCATCTGCCTGGGTGCCTGGAGCCCTGATCGGAGGCCTCCATGCAGGCCATGAAGGAGGGTTTGGAGGTGCCCTGTCTGCCATCCTGCGCCCTGACTCCGCCCTCACACCTGCTGTGTCTTCTCTCTGCATCTGTCCATGCTTTTCTCCATCATCAGCAGGAAGCTCCTTAGCTAAGGATTTAGGATCATAGGACATGAGAGAGATATGGGCTTTTCTCACCTGTGACAGAAACAAGCAGTGGGTCACTCGGGTCTGACAACTCGTAGGGAGAGTGACGGAAAGAGCCAAAGCATCTGTAGGTCCCTCCGTGGGTGGCAGGGCCCAGAGGGAaatctgcctggaatgttctgtTGACCTTGCGCACTGCAGGGAGCCTACGTTCATGGGCTCCCCCCTCCCTGGATAGATGGTACATGTCATAGGAGCTCCGGGAGCTACAGGACAAGGTCACGCTCTCTCCTGCCTGAACCTTGGGGCCCGGCTGGGCTGAGAGAGAAGGTTTCTCATATGGACCTGGAAGGAGAAGAGGCAGTTTCCTCAGGGAGGTTCTTCCTTGTCATAGCTCCCCTCATACCTGAGCTGAGAACTCACTCCCCTGCTCTATGacctaatgctctctctctctctctcaccctccaccccatCTCTCTTCATATCTGTTTCCTCCTTCTaccttttctgtctctctaggTCTATGACCTCAATTCCCCACCCTGAGGTATGTTTTCCCTTTTTGGATTGTTTTATTCTCTCTGACCCTCCTTGGATTGGTTGACTtgatcttcctttttctttaattttgagtCTCTCACTTTCTGTCTTGTTCATAACTTTCTGCACATTTCTATCTATTAATCTATTTTGTGTCTATCTACaaattatctatcatctatatttATGTATCActtatctatctctctatcaattgtctgtctgtctatctatccatcaatcatctattatctatatatgtatcatctatctctctctctattacctctctgtctgcctctctgtctctatttatGTATcatctatgtatatatctatgtgtctatcatcatcatcgtcatctctatgtatcatctatcagtcatcatctatgtatctataacCAATCcattatctatcatctacctatttatcatctatctacgtctatctatccatctatcatctctctctctccgtctccttgtctttctctgcctctcagtCTCTCTAGTTCTATTTGGAATCTCTGCAATCCATCCCCAcatatttatctttctctgtctttgtgtCCCTCCCTCAGGGTTCTGATTTTGGggcttttctctcctcctttccatCATTCTCTCCACTctgccctcttttctttctttttatgtgtcTGTGAATCTCTTAATCTCCTTCTTCTGgctcattttgtgtgtgtttatgtctttgCTTTTTGGTGTCCCtgatttttctctgtgtctctcagcGATCCTATCATATGTGGGATTATTTGGAATATGAGCCTCAGAATCCAGTCTGGGGAccccaagttcacacagcatACAGGGGTTGGTGTTCAGGGGCCATGATATCCTGGGATGATTACTCTCCATTGCATGGAAGGCAGAGGTGTCAGAATAAACACGGCATCTGTAGGTGGCACAAGGCCTGAGGCCACAGGGCCCAACTCAGGTCAGAAATATGGGTGTCCTTGGGTTCTTCTGGTAGGAACACTTTGTGGaggtaaaacagaaatgaaacttCTAACCTGTGCCAGGTCTCTGAGCAAAGTCAGCATGGAAGGACACCTCTCTCTGGGacatgtctgtctgtctgagtGTCTCCtttacctctttctctcttttctacctCCCTGTATGGCCCCTGTGTCTGTCCTCTGTTATGACAACTGTTCTGTACTTATGTctcctgtttctctgtctctgttggTACAGACCTCACCAAGTCACTCTCTTTCCGTAAGAATCCCACACTTATCTTCCTCATGACCACCTGGGGGTTCCAAGTCCTGGATCATTCACTCTGTGTCCCAGTGACAATGAGAACAATGTCTAGACACTCTCACCTGTGACCACGATGTCCAGGGGATCACTGGGAGCTGACAACTGATAGGAGGTGTGAGTAACAGAACCGTAGCATCTGTAGGTCCCTGCAAGGGCAAGCATCATGGGACCGATGGAGAAATTGGCCTTGGAGACCCCATCATGGATCTGTCCAACGAGGCGTGAGGGGTCCTTAGAGATCCCCTCTTTGTGCAGAAAGAAGTGCTCAAACATGATATCTGACCAACATTGCAGGATGACTCTCTCTCCTGATTTCACCAGGGGACCTGGGTGGGCCAGGAGGGAAGGTTTTCTGTGGTTTCCTAGAAAGAGAAGTTGTGAGTTTAGAAGGCATCTCTCTTTATCATCCCATCCATGGCACCTGGAATGAGTGAGGGTTCCCCTCCCcgtgtctgtctctctcctccctctctgcatCTCCGTGTCTTTTCTGTGCCCATATCCCCTGGTGCAGGTGCCTCCAtctgtcttcctccctcttctctgtccctctgtctccaGTAGCCCCTGACTCCCTTGCCACTGTGAAGACAGCCTCATCTCTTGGGCTGTTGTATCTGTTTCCCACTAATCTCTTTCCTGCTGTCTATGTGGGGGTGGAAGAGGACAGGCTGCATGTCCAGGCTCTTAGCAGCCTGAATCAATCTCTTTTGAACAaatccccagttcaagtgattctcttgcctcagcctccccagtcgtTGGATTACtcgcgcccaccaccacatctggctatccTTGTTTGGTTTCCTAACTTGTCCTTGACCTGGGTTCCTGTGttggtttcctgttgctgctgcagaaaattaccacaaacatgGCAGCGGGAGAGAACACACTGACCCCTTCCACTTCTGGAGACAGAAATTGGATCCAGTTCTCCCTgtgctgaaatcaaggtgtctacAGGGCTGCGTTCCCTCTGGAGAATCAGCGAATCAGTTCTCTTGACTTCTCCAGCCcttagaggccacctgcattctgTGACTAGTGGTCTTTCTCCACCTTCAAAGCCCGCAGTGGCTGATAGCGTCTCCCTCCCACTACACTGCTCTAATCCCCActcccctcttcctccacctctcatgtggacccttgtgattacactgagcCCAGTGGGACAGTCCAGGCTGTCTCCCCATCTGAAGGTCAACTCATCAACAACCTGAGCTCCACCTTCCCCTTCAGTCCCCTGCCCTGTAACATAAATAGTCACAGGCTCCAGGGATTACAATGTAGCCATCATTGGGGACAGTGATTCTTCCCACCACAGCACCCATTTCCCCTGTATTCAATCTCCCTTGACCCCAAATACAGTCAGGGCCTGGGTGATGGGACCCTGACGGACACCCCCACCAGAAGCTCTGGGATTCAGGAGGTGGGACAGTGAGAAGCCCAGACGGAAAGCCTCTGACCTGTGACCATGATCACCACGGGGTTGCTGGGTGCCGACCACCCAGTGGGGGAGTGTGGGTGTGAACCCCGACATGTGTAGTTCCCTGCATGTGCTGTGGTCACAGGGCTCATGTTGAAGCTCTCCTGGAATATTCTGCCATGGAAGATGGGAATGTGGATTCTGTCTTCTTTGTATAGCATGAAATTGTTAAACCTATGACGATAGTGACACCGAAGAGTCACGTGTCCTCCTCGAGGCACCACAGCGCTGGGCCAGGCAGACAGGAAGGGTTTGTCCTGACCACCTGGGGGAGAAGGAGGCACTGCCTTAGAGAGGAGGATGTGGAGCCGCCCCTCACTCCCAGTGCCCAGAAGATTCTCCCCATTTCCACTTTCTAAGGCTCCTACCACACCTGGGTGCCCAGGGCTACAGGAAGGACCCATCCTGCATAGACTTGGCGTCTCCCTACAACAAGTGTCAGCTGAGAACTTTGAGCAAGTTGCTGGAGAAGCAACTCTTACTAGATTTTAATACTGCAAAATTACTCATATAAAACAACACAAAGTAGACACGGCATGGAGGGCAAGTCCTATGTGAATGGAATATCAGCCAATTGATGAACTGAGCCCCCATCAGAGGATTTGGAATGTCAGGGCCATGGCTGTGGTTTCCTCACCTTTTCTGGTAGAAAGACCGCAGCCACACTGCAGCCCCTACCATCACGGAAACGCTGGAGGGTGTGAGTTACACCTTTGTCCTCAGAGGACCTGCTGTTCCTAGCActgcttccctctctttctctgctgctgACACCACTTCCTCCCTGCACACCCATCTTGGAGCACCCTAGTCTCACCCCAGTCTTCACAGAGCTTGACTCAGGAAAGGGAATGAAAGGCCGGGGAAGGCAAGGTCAGAAATGTGGGCCGAGCATCCGAGGGTCCCCTCTTCCTAGTGTATGAGAGACTCCCCGACAGGACTTCCCTCCCATTTCAGGAAAATCCTCTTATGTGGGGAGATGACACCCTAAGGTTTGGGGAAGGACTCACCCATGTGTGGACCGGCCCTCTGGACCAAGAACAACCCTAGAAAGAAAGATCATGATGGACCATCCATCTGCAGGCAAACCAGGGCACCCTGCTGCCCCCACTGGGCTGTGCGTCTTGGCAGCCAGGCCCTTGCTGGGCTGAAGGTAAACTCACCCTCGCTGCCTACCTGCCCCCAGGAACAAGGATCTCGGCTGTGCAGAGACTGAGCCTCCAGGCCCAGATCTCTACCTCCAGGCCTAGATCTACACAACAGGCCCAGATCTCCACTCCAGGTCCGtatctccactccaggcccatATCTCCTCTCCAGGCTGGTAAGTCCActccaggcccatatctccactccaggcTCCTATCTCAACTCCAGGCCCATATCTCCTCTCCAGGCTGGTAAGTCCACTCCAGGCCCATATTTCCACTCCAGGCTTCTATCTCCTCTCCAGGCCCATATCTCCTTTCCAGGCTTGTATGTCTGCTCCAGGCCCGTATCTCCACCCCAGGCCCATATCTCCACTCCAGGATcatatctccactccaggcccagATCTCCACTTCATGCCCTTAACTCCACCTCCGGGCCCATAACTCCACCTCTAGGCccatatctccactccaggcccatatctccacTTCAGGCCCATATCTCTACTGCAGGCCCATAACTCCACctccaggcccatatctccactccaggcccatCGCTCCACTTCTAGGCCCATCACTCCACCTCTAGGCCCACATCTCCCCTCCAGGCCCATATCTCCCCTCCAGGCCCATCTCTCCACCCCAGGCACATATCTCCACCCCAGGCccatatctccactccaggcccagATCTCCACTCCAGGCACATATCTCCACCCCAGGCCCCtatctccactccaggcccagatctccactccaggcccagATCTCCACTTCAGGCCCATAACTCCACCTCTAGGCCCATAACTCCACCTCTAGGCCCATATCTTTACCTCCAGGTCCAGATCTCCatcccctcactccctccctcgaTTCCCTTCCAGGACTCACCAACACACGCCATGCTGACGACCATGAGCGACATGGTGCTGCCGGTGCAGACAGGCGGCTGCGCCCCAGCTCAGCTCAGCAGCGCACAGGATGTTATTCGGCGCCCTGCCCATGCAGTTTACATGTTGACCACATCATGGGAGGGTGACGTACGCAGGCTCTTTCTACCTTGCATGAGGCCCAGTGGGTGCTCGCTCAAGAGCGGAACATGGCTTCCTGGAAATTGCTCTCACTAGAATTGACACCTCGCGTCCTTCACTATGACCAACTCAAAACACGTCTCAGATCCAACCTCCCGAACATGAGATGCCTAAAATCTGTGCTAACATGAAAgacttttcatgtatttttattgtttttatctgaGATTCAAACTCTTCTTCCTGTGTAATATGCAAAATATCTAATAGGTATTATTAAGGTTTTCAGAGCAATTGTGACAATAAACCATTAGAATTTTTCATGATTGTATTTCTAGTATTACAGCAGAACCAGTTCAAATGATTTAAACTCCCAGGGAAGGATTATGCAATTATTTACAATCTTAGAATTGTACTTTATCAGCAAAAATCACAACATGTAAATTCTGGATTTTTGTAGATTTATCTAGAATTTGTCTCATGTCCCAAGATTCCAGAGTTCCAACTCATGgtttgctctctctctgtctctctgcctccctcattttaaattttacag encodes:
- the KIR3DL1 gene encoding killer cell immunoglobulin-like receptor 3DL1 isoform 1 precursor (isoform 1 precursor is encoded by transcript variant 1 (reference allele); The RefSeq protein has 2 substitutions compared to this genomic sequence); this translates as MSLMVVSMACVGLFLVQRAGPHMGGQDKPFLSAWPSAVVPRGGHVTLRCHYRHRFNNFMLYKEDRIHIPIFHGRIFQESFNMSPVTTAHAGNYTCRGSHPHSPTGWSAPSNPVVIMVTGNHRKPSLLAHPGPLVKSGERVILQCWSDIMFEHFFLHKEGISKDPSRLVGQIHDGVSKANFSIGPMMLALAGTYRCYGSVTHTPYQLSAPSDPLDIVVTGPYEKPSLSAQPGPKVQAGESVTLSCSSRSSYDMYHLSREGGAHERRLPAVRKVNRTFQADFPLGPATHGGTYRCFGSFRHSPYEWSDPSDPLLVSVTGNPSSSWPSPTEPSSKSGNPRHLHILIGTSVVIILFILLLFFLLHLWCSNKKNAAVMDQEPAGNRTANSEDSDEQDPEEVTYAQLDHCVFTQRKITRPSQRPKTPPTDTILYTELPNAKPRSKVVSCP